TACCGTTTTTGTAATTTCTATAAAGAGTTCCGTCTTTTTGTAATTGATTATTTAAAATAAAATTAGCGTTTTTAAGAGCCGTTTTTAAATATGCTTCGTTTTTTAAAGCATTATATGCGTCCGTATATCCTTTAATCATTAAAGCATTCCAAGAAGTTAAAACTTTATTATCTAAATTCGGTTTTGCTTTTTCTTTTCTCGCTTTTTTAAGTATTGCTTTCCAATTTTTTATGGTTGATGAAAGTGCATCCGCACTTATTTTATGTTTATTGGCAAAAGTTTTATCAGCAGTACTTCTTATTAAAACATATCGGTCTTTTTCCCATAAACCAAAATCATTTATATTATAATACTCTTTAAACAAGGCGTAATCATCAGTAATTAAAGCTTGCAATTCTTGTTTTGTAAAATAATAATAAGCGCCTTCTTCTAATTGGTTTTGTGTGTTTTTACTATCGGCATCTAAAGAAGAAAAGAAGGCACCGTTTTGGTCTGTTAATTCTTGTGCTACAAAACTTAAGGTTTCTTCAATTACTGTTTTGTACAACTCGTTTTTATCTTTTTGATACGCTTTTGCATACAAACTAACAAGTTGTGCGTTGTCATAAAGCATTTTTTCAAAATGAGGAATGTGCCATTTTTTATCAGTAGCATATCTAGAAAACCCTCCGTTTATTTGATCGTAAATTCCACCAAAAGCCATTTTTGTTAAGGTAGTTTCTACATGGTTATTTATTTTAGGATCATTAAATTGATGGCCATATCTCATTAAAAACTCCAAAGAATTTGGCATCGGAAATTTTAGATCTCTTTTAGAACCACCGTAAATAGTGTCTAAGTTTTGTTGCCAATTTGTAACGGCATTTTTTATATCTGTATCCTTAAAATCGGCCTTGTCTTTTCTAATGGTAATTAATTCAGATTTCTGAATACCTTCTGTTAGTTTTGTTGCAAAATCTATTGCTTTTTCTGGATTCTCGTTATAAAGTTTAGAGAGGTCTAACAACACTTTTTCCCATTGTTCTTTTGTAAAATAAGTTCCACCAAAAATGGGTCTTCCGTCTGGTAATGCAATACAGTTAAGTGGCCAACCACCGCTACCAGTCATTAATTGTACAGCGTTCATGTATACATTATCAATATCTGGTCTTTCTTCTCTATCAACTT
The nucleotide sequence above comes from Polaribacter butkevichii. Encoded proteins:
- a CDS encoding thioredoxin domain-containing protein; translation: MKPIIKTLFFLGSMLFLSCHKKEAIKLQNELAKETSPYLLQHANNPVNWKAWNDKTLQLAKKENKLIVISIGYSACHWCHVMEEESFENDSIAKIMNDNFISIKVDREERPDIDNVYMNAVQLMTGSGGWPLNCIALPDGRPIFGGTYFTKEQWEKVLLDLSKLYNENPEKAIDFATKLTEGIQKSELITIRKDKADFKDTDIKNAVTNWQQNLDTIYGGSKRDLKFPMPNSLEFLMRYGHQFNDPKINNHVETTLTKMAFGGIYDQINGGFSRYATDKKWHIPHFEKMLYDNAQLVSLYAKAYQKDKNELYKTVIEETLSFVAQELTDQNGAFFSSLDADSKNTQNQLEEGAYYYFTKQELQALITDDYALFKEYYNINDFGLWEKDRYVLIRSTADKTFANKHKISADALSSTIKNWKAILKKARKEKAKPNLDNKVLTSWNALMIKGYTDAYNALKNEAYLKTALKNANFILNNQLQKDGTLYRNYKNGKSTINAYSEDYATLIDAFINLYEVTLDDKWLHESRKLMDFTLENYFNNENNMFYFTSNKDEKLISRKVKVDDNVIASPNSILANCLFKLSLYYSDTNFNKIANQMLHNIKDDVLTNPSSYSNWLNLMTNYTRPFYELAIVGHNATLLKNELKNYYIPNIIIAGDFKENNTIPLLKDKFITDETFMYVCNLGTCKLPQTETQKAIALIDK